A window of Puntigrus tetrazona isolate hp1 chromosome 11, ASM1883169v1, whole genome shotgun sequence contains these coding sequences:
- the cfap410 gene encoding cilia and flagella associated protein 410 isoform X1, protein MKLTRKLVLARAKASDLDSVKKLNCWGCNLTDISIFVEIPNIEVLTLSANQISSLEHISSCQHLSELYLRRNKIPSLSELKHLRQLRSLKVLWLAENPCCDAADPQRYRLTVLRALPGLHKLDNQVVTEEELTRALKEGEELVSPPGHAPTSSNNGLTEADSETDPLNYSMEETNKIRAQLGMKLLPRDKFPSLTSPRDSGDTPRRKSHTLEAVLLLMKDLDVEELKIVQSVAESKLRSRSRRREREKSPVCS, encoded by the exons ATGAAACTAACGCGTAAACTCGTCCTGGCTCGGGCTAAAGCGTCGGATCTGGACAGCGTGAAGAAGCTGaactgctg GGGCTGCAACCTGACAGAT ATCTCTATATTTGTGGAGATTCCTAACATTGAGGTCCTCACGCTGAG TGCCAATCAGATCTCGTCTCTGGAGCACATCTCGTCGTGTCAGCATCTCAGCGAGCTCTATCTGAGGAGGAATAAGATCCCGAGTCTGTCTGAGCTCAAGCACCTGCGGCAGCTGAGGAGTCTGAAGGTGCTGTGGCTCGCCGAGAACCCGTGCTGCGACGCCGCTGACCCGCAGCGATACCGCCTGACCGTCCTCCGAGCCCTGCCCGGCCTGCACAAACTAGACAACCAGG TGGTTACAGAGGAGGAGCTCACACGAGCGCTGAAGGAAGGGGAGGAGCTTGTGTCACCTCCAGGCCACGCCCCCACCAGCTCTAACAATGGCCTGACAGAAGCAGACTCTGAGACAGATCCTCTGAACTACAGCATGGAGGAAACCAA CAAGATACGAGCTCAGCTGGGAATGAAGCTGCTGCCCAGAGACAAGTTCCCCTCGCTGACGTCCCCCCGAGACTCCGGAGACACACCGAGGAGGAAG AGTCACACGCTGGAGGCCGTTCTGCTCCTGATGAAGGACCTGGACGTGGAGGAGCTGAAGATCGTTCAGTCCGTCGCCGAGAGCAAGCTCCGATCACGCAGTCGACGGCGAGAGCGAGAGAAATCTCCCGTCTGCTCGTGA
- the orc2 gene encoding origin recognition complex subunit 2, with protein MTQKQPLEVRFVSDEEVLDHIVEKQQGKKLVTLKTQQKSKRCDDDDDDDDEEVLNEQNYVDALCAGSQDESENGSVTAGASVFSFQTIKRGNKMAQMASEWARTPGKSVTFSTSDTNEDSSSPTRAAKKSADQNKTPQKGKKVQFISTTPHRLRKRLSAPNLRSDSESDFSPSNSEEEEDEEEHGGKRAEPTKTPSKNTSAAALYKTPSKKGRRAAESDLVEEYFEAHSSSKVLTSDRTLQKLQTPKLDRETLLSLLSENQPRFAEEIKKMNAKHEKNFNQWMLQLHMGFNILIFGLGSKKLLLEKFCTSMLSEYDHVVVNGFFPSMTLKAILSSLTCGVFGHEGTFRNPADQIDFIIKALREDPSNHVFLLINNIDGPMLRGDRTQQALGQLAALPNMHLLASIDHINAPLIWDQAKMSMFNWLWYETTTYLQYTEETSYENSLLVQQTGALALSSLTHVLRSLTPNARGIFRLLAEFQLENKDNPAYTGLSFQDFYQRCRESFLVNSDITLRTQLTEFRDHKLIRTKKGADGVEYLLIPVDNGTLSDFLEKNDVE; from the exons ATGACGCAGAAACAGCCGTTAGAGGTTCGCTTCGTGTCTGATGAAGAGGTTTTGGATCATATTGTAGAGAAACAACAAGgtaaaa AACTGGTGACCCTGAAAACCCAGCAGAAATCCAAAagatgtgatgatgatgatgatgatgatgatgaagaggtGTTGAATGAGCAGAACTATGTGGACGCTCTGTGCGCCGGATCACAAG ATGAGAGTGAAAACGGCTCGGTCACCGCAGGAGCGTCTGTCTTCTCGTTTCAGACCATCAAACGGGGGAATAAAATGGCTCAGATGG cgtcTGAATGGGCCCGGACGCCTGGGAAGAGCGTGACCTTCAGCACGTCAGACACAAACGAGGACTCGTCCAGCCCGACACGCGCCGCTAAGA AATCAGCCGATCAGAACAAAACCCCTCAGAAG GGAAAGAAGGTGCAGTTCATCTCAACGACTCCACACCGTCTGCGCAAGAGACTGTCAG CTCCGAACCTGCGCTCAGACAGCGAGAGTGATTTCTCCCCCTCGAActcggaggaggaggaggatgaggaagaacACGGCGGGAAGAGGGCCGAGCCGACCAAAACACCCAGCAAAAACACTTCAGCCGCTGCCCTTTACAAGACGCCCAGCAAGAAGGGCAGGAGAGCGGCAGAG TCTGATCTGGTGGAAGAGTATTTTGAGGCTCACAGCAGCTCTAAGGTTCTCACGTCCGATCGGACGCTCCAGAAGCTCCAGACGCCCAAGCTGGACCGG GAAACTCTGCTCAGCCTCCTGAGTGAAAACCAGCCGCGCTTCGCAGAGGAAATCAAGAAGATGAACGCTAAACACGAGAAGAACTTCAACCAGTGGATGCTGCAGCTGca CATGGGTTTTAATATCCTGATCTTTGGTTTGGGCTCCAAGAAGCTCTTGCTGGAGAAGTTCTGCACCTCGATGCTGTCTGAGTATGATCATGTGGTGGTCAATGGCTTCTTCCCCAGTATGACCCTCAAAGCG ATCCTCAGCTCCCTCACCTGCGGCGTGTTCGGACACGAGGGAACTTTCCGTAATCCTGCAGACCAGATCGACTTCATCATCAAAGCTCTGAGAGAAG ACCCAAGCAATCACGTCTTCCTGCTCATCAATAACATCGACGGGCCCATGCTGAGGGGCGACAGGACCCAGCAGGCTCTGGGGCAGCTGGCGGCGCTTCCCAACATGCACCTGCTGGCCTCCATCGACCACATCAACGCTCCTCTCA TCTGGGATCAAGCGAAGATGAGCATGTTCAACTGGCTGTGGTACGAAACCACCACCTACCTGCAGTACACCGAGGAGACGTCCTACGAGAACTCCCTGCTGGTGCAGCAGACCGGAGCCCTGGCCCTCAGCTCACTCACACACGTGCTACGGAGCCTCACGCCTAACGccag GGGAATCTTCAGATTGCTGGCTGAGTTTCAGCTGGAGAACAAGGACAATCCTGCATACACAG GACTGTCTTTCCAGGACTTCTACCAGCGCTGTCGTGAGTCGTTCCTGGTGAACAGTGACATCACGCTCCGGACACAGCTCACCGAGTTCAGAGACCACAAACTCATCCGCACCAAGAAG gGCGCTGATGGAGTGGAGTATCTGCTGATCCCGGTGGATAACGGCACTCTGAGCGACTTCTTGGAGAAAAACGACGTGGAGTGA
- the cfap410 gene encoding cilia and flagella associated protein 410 isoform X2 → MKLTRKLVLARAKASDLDSVKKLNCWGCNLTDISIFVEIPNIEVLTLSANQISSLEHISSCQHLSELYLRRNKIPSLSELKHLRQLRSLKVLWLAENPCCDAADPQRYRLTVLRALPGLHKLDNQVVTEEELTRALKEGEELVSPPGHAPTSSNNGLTEADSETDPLNYSMEETNKIRAQLGMKLLPRDKFPSLTSPRDSGDTPRRKVCGAEETCGV, encoded by the exons ATGAAACTAACGCGTAAACTCGTCCTGGCTCGGGCTAAAGCGTCGGATCTGGACAGCGTGAAGAAGCTGaactgctg GGGCTGCAACCTGACAGAT ATCTCTATATTTGTGGAGATTCCTAACATTGAGGTCCTCACGCTGAG TGCCAATCAGATCTCGTCTCTGGAGCACATCTCGTCGTGTCAGCATCTCAGCGAGCTCTATCTGAGGAGGAATAAGATCCCGAGTCTGTCTGAGCTCAAGCACCTGCGGCAGCTGAGGAGTCTGAAGGTGCTGTGGCTCGCCGAGAACCCGTGCTGCGACGCCGCTGACCCGCAGCGATACCGCCTGACCGTCCTCCGAGCCCTGCCCGGCCTGCACAAACTAGACAACCAGG TGGTTACAGAGGAGGAGCTCACACGAGCGCTGAAGGAAGGGGAGGAGCTTGTGTCACCTCCAGGCCACGCCCCCACCAGCTCTAACAATGGCCTGACAGAAGCAGACTCTGAGACAGATCCTCTGAACTACAGCATGGAGGAAACCAA CAAGATACGAGCTCAGCTGGGAATGAAGCTGCTGCCCAGAGACAAGTTCCCCTCGCTGACGTCCCCCCGAGACTCCGGAGACACACCGAGGAGGAAG gttTGTGGAGCAGAAGAGACATGCGGTGTTTGA
- the ldb1b gene encoding LOW QUALITY PROTEIN: LIM domain-binding protein 1b (The sequence of the model RefSeq protein was modified relative to this genomic sequence to represent the inferred CDS: deleted 2 bases in 1 codon): MTEQLHTLGCSSKSFKLYSPKEPPNGSAFPPFHPGTMLDRDVGPTPMYPPTYLEPGIGRHTPYGNQTDYRIFELNKRLQNWTEECDNLWWDAFTTEFFEDDAMLTITFCLEDGPKRYTIGRTLIPRYFRSVFEGGATELYYILKHPKESFHNNFVSLDCDQCTMVTQNGKPMFTQVCVEGRLYLEFMFDDMMRIKTWHFSIRQHRELIPRSILAMHAQDPQMLDQLSKNITRCGLSNSTLNYLRLCVILEPMQELMSRHKTYSLSPRDCLKTCLFQKWQRMVAPPAEPARQAPSKRRKRKMSGGSTMSAGGGSNNNSNSKKKSPANSFPLSSQVPDVMVVGEPTLMGGEFGDEDERLITRLENTQFDAANGIDDEDSFNNSPALGANSPWNNKPPSSQEGKNDNPTSQASQ; the protein is encoded by the exons GCTGTTCCTCCAAGTCGTTCAAGCTGTACTCCCCAAAGGAGCCCCCGAACGGAAGCGCTTTCCCTCCCTTCCACCCCGGCACCATGCTGGACAGAGACGTGGG CCCGACGCCCATGTATCCCCCCACATACCTGGAGCCGGGCATCGG GAGACACACACCTTATGGGAATCAGACAGACTACAGGATATTTGAACTCAATAAGCGGCTTCAGAACTGGACAGAG GAGTGTGATAATCTGTGGTGGGATGCTTTCACTACTGAATTCTTTGAGGATGACGCTATGCTCACCATCACGTTTTGTCTGGAGGACGGTCCTAAACGATACA CGATCGGCCGGACGCTGATCCCTCGTTACTTCAGGAGTGTGTTTGAAGGCGGCGCCACTGAGCTCTACTACATTCTCAAGCACCCGAAAGAGTCCTTCCACAACAACTTTGTGTCTCTGGACTGTGATCAGTGTACGATGGTCACG CAGAACGGCAAACCCATGTTCacgcag GTGTGTGTGGAGGGCCGTCTGTACCTGGAGTTCATGTTCGATGACATGATGAGAATAAAGACGTGGCATTTCAGCATCCGGCAGCACAGAGAGCTGATTCCCCGCAGCATCCTGGCCATGCAT GCTCAGGACCCGCAGATGTTGGATCAGCTGTCCAAAAACATCACCAGATGCGGCCTGTCGAACTCCACCCTCAACTACCTCCGA ttgTGTGTGATCCTGGAGCCCATGCAGGAGCTGATGTCCAGACACAAGACGTACAGCCTGAGTCCCCGAGACTGTCTGAAGACGTGTCTGTTCCAGAAGTGGCAGAGGATGGTCGCTCCTCCAG CTGAACCGGCCAGACAGGCACCGAGCAAGCGGCGGAAGCGCAAGATGTCGGGCGGCAGCACCATGAGCGCCGGCGGAGGCTCcaataacaacagcaacagcaaGAAGAAGAGCCCAGCAAACAGCTTCCCGCTGTCCAGTCAGGTCCCA GACGTGATGGTGGTGGGCGAGCCCACGCTGATGGGCGGGGAGTTCGGGGACGAGGACGAGCGTCTGATCACGCGGCTGGAGAACACGCAGTTCGACGCGGCTAACGGCATCGACGACGAGGACAGCTTTAACAACTCGCCCGCGCTCGGAGCCAACAGCCCCTGGAACAACAAGCCTCCGTCCAGCCAGGAGGGCAAGAACGACAACCCCACCTCGCAGGCGTCTCAGTGA
- the LOC122354145 gene encoding ATP-dependent 6-phosphofructokinase, liver type-like yields the protein MHVDFEKLRMSGAGKAIAVLTSGGDAQGMNAAVRAVTRMGIYVGAKVYLIYEGYQGLVDGGDHIKLANWQSVTNIIQLVRRAFSACENHSDRNSTKNKKG from the exons ATGCATGTGGACTTCGAGAAGCTGCGGATGAGCGGCGCGGGGAAAGCCATCGCGGTGCTGACGAGCGGCGGAGACGCGCAGG GTATGAACGCCGCCGTCCGCGCTGTAACACGCATGGGCATTTACGTGGGCGCTAAGGTCTACCTGATTTACGAG ggttatcagGGTCTGGTGGACGGAGGAGATCACATCAAACTCGCCAACTGGCAGAGCGTCACCAACATCATCCAGCTGGTGAGACGTGCTTTCAGTGCGTGTGAAAATCACTCAGACAGAAACTCCACGAAGAACAAAAAAGGttga